From a region of the Aeoliella mucimassa genome:
- a CDS encoding family 43 glycosylhydrolase, whose translation MLFQREYSAVVSIGVLVVLAVASCQATADDAPTAGRWSVERANQWYATQPWPVGANFTPSSAINQLEMWQADTFDPETIDRELGWAADIGMNSMRVFLHDIAWREDPDGFCDRIDQYLQIADRHGIRTMFVLFDGVWLPNPKAGPQPAPQPRVHNSGWLQSPGKEILLDSARQDELQDYVQGVLSRFKDDPRVLVWDLFNEPDNANQGKWPGTSIRDLEPRVKHERTFELLKKTFAWAREVNPSQPLTAGVWGNPRWFTNPDAIDALSLSQSDIITFHTYHNAEDARPIIEQMVQHCDRPLMCTEYMARTNGSTFQGLLPQFKEHKIGAYNWGLVSGKTQTIYPQDSLRRKYEAEPKLWFHDVFHPDGRPYREAETRLISDLATDYQGNNPQHVKTAAALPPDDIAAGLKSHDRALFVKAGWIRDPFITLSPSGMYVLTGTTPLPDDPAQKTDPYNTGLGDGSIVGWKAQVWQSPDLIHWQSLDTPFTLEDGIWKKARPKRFANVPQSQWRLWAPELHYVDGRWALVHTSPSPVNGANLSFTQGEDIKGPWSNPMGPKIGRRHDPSLFKDDDGTWWMIWGATMIAPLNDDFSGFTREPIAIGPTGDTAKMGHEGCLMYKLGDKYILFGTGWSTGQMRKGSYNLYYAVADKIEGPYGPRQFAGRFLGHGTPFKDKQGRWWCTAFYNGNIPPLETKDIASRDLSETAQTINQQGVTIVPMDIHLDDQGVPVVVAKDPHYASPGPDEAQDFSPQP comes from the coding sequence ATGCTTTTCCAACGCGAATATTCAGCAGTTGTTTCCATCGGTGTGTTAGTGGTACTCGCGGTGGCGTCGTGTCAGGCCACTGCGGACGATGCTCCAACCGCAGGGCGGTGGTCGGTGGAGCGGGCGAACCAGTGGTACGCCACTCAGCCATGGCCGGTAGGGGCGAACTTCACCCCCTCCTCGGCGATCAATCAACTCGAGATGTGGCAGGCCGATACGTTCGATCCTGAGACCATCGATCGCGAACTCGGGTGGGCCGCCGATATCGGCATGAACTCCATGCGAGTGTTCCTGCACGATATCGCCTGGCGCGAAGACCCCGATGGATTCTGCGACCGCATCGATCAGTATCTGCAGATCGCCGACCGTCATGGCATCCGCACGATGTTCGTGTTGTTCGACGGAGTCTGGCTTCCCAATCCCAAAGCGGGGCCGCAACCAGCCCCCCAACCGCGAGTGCATAACTCGGGATGGCTGCAGTCGCCAGGCAAGGAGATTCTGCTCGACTCCGCGCGTCAAGACGAACTCCAAGACTACGTGCAAGGAGTCCTTTCCCGTTTCAAAGACGATCCGCGAGTGTTGGTGTGGGATCTGTTTAACGAACCTGACAACGCGAACCAGGGAAAGTGGCCAGGCACTTCGATTCGCGATCTGGAGCCCCGTGTTAAGCACGAGCGAACTTTCGAGCTACTGAAAAAGACCTTTGCCTGGGCGCGTGAAGTGAATCCATCGCAGCCGCTCACCGCAGGCGTGTGGGGGAATCCTCGCTGGTTCACGAATCCCGACGCCATCGACGCGCTATCGCTATCGCAGTCGGACATCATCACGTTCCATACCTATCACAATGCGGAAGATGCTCGGCCGATTATCGAGCAAATGGTGCAGCACTGCGACCGACCACTGATGTGCACCGAGTACATGGCACGTACCAACGGTTCGACCTTTCAAGGGCTGCTACCGCAGTTCAAAGAGCACAAGATCGGCGCGTACAACTGGGGTTTGGTGAGTGGCAAAACGCAGACGATCTATCCCCAAGACTCGCTGCGACGCAAATACGAAGCGGAGCCAAAGCTCTGGTTCCACGACGTGTTCCACCCCGATGGGCGTCCCTATCGCGAAGCCGAGACTCGCTTAATCAGCGACTTGGCCACCGACTACCAGGGCAATAATCCTCAGCACGTGAAAACCGCCGCGGCGTTGCCGCCGGACGATATTGCCGCGGGGCTGAAGAGTCACGATCGGGCGTTGTTTGTGAAAGCAGGGTGGATTCGCGATCCATTCATCACGCTGTCGCCGTCGGGTATGTACGTGCTCACGGGCACCACTCCGCTGCCAGATGACCCCGCGCAGAAGACCGATCCCTACAACACGGGTTTGGGCGATGGAAGCATTGTTGGCTGGAAGGCCCAGGTTTGGCAAAGTCCCGACCTAATTCACTGGCAATCTCTCGATACCCCCTTCACGCTGGAAGATGGCATCTGGAAGAAGGCTCGCCCCAAACGTTTTGCCAACGTTCCCCAGTCGCAATGGCGTCTATGGGCGCCCGAGTTGCATTACGTGGATGGTCGCTGGGCGTTGGTGCATACGAGTCCCTCGCCGGTGAATGGAGCAAACCTGTCGTTCACCCAAGGCGAGGATATTAAAGGCCCGTGGTCGAATCCCATGGGACCGAAGATCGGGCGTCGCCATGATCCCTCGCTGTTTAAAGACGACGATGGCACCTGGTGGATGATCTGGGGAGCCACGATGATCGCCCCGTTGAACGACGATTTCTCGGGCTTTACGCGAGAGCCGATTGCGATCGGACCGACCGGCGATACCGCCAAGATGGGACACGAAGGTTGCCTGATGTACAAGCTCGGCGACAAGTACATTCTGTTCGGCACCGGCTGGTCGACGGGGCAGATGCGTAAGGGGAGCTACAACCTGTACTACGCAGTAGCCGACAAGATCGAGGGGCCTTACGGGCCGCGGCAGTTTGCCGGGCGGTTCCTGGGCCATGGCACGCCGTTCAAAGACAAGCAGGGACGCTGGTGGTGTACCGCATTCTACAACGGCAACATTCCACCGCTTGAGACCAAGGACATCGCTAGTCGCGATCTGAGTGAGACCGCTCAGACGATTAACCAACAAGGGGTCACCATCGTACCGATGGATATTCATCTCGACGACCAAGGCGTGCCTGTCGTCGTAGCGAAGGATCCCCACTATGCTTCCCCTGGGCCGGATGAAGCCCAAGATTTCTCCCCACAACCCTAG
- a CDS encoding LamG-like jellyroll fold domain-containing protein produces MQSKHQLLEKYLNGELSADERAQLEEKLLADEGELQEFAELLLVSSDLKDRDFTFTRREAEPPVVAPVTLPKRDSRSRAPWMGWLLAASIAVVSTIGVLRWLQPDFSNVAGIPGGMVGSKEPAHAAVVPTLVSAYVGRTDQCEWQADPLVNGDLLHQGDVVALNQGVAELIFDDGARVIAQGPCTLEISDSNSFSLSLGNVSVEATYGFKVGTPSGIVLDLGTEFGVAVDHAGGSEVHVFKGEVAFQAVNAGGTFQGKPLKLKADQACSVAIGGVTLQEFEANEAKFDWRNRPQLLDSDAPDMQVRKNLTLWLAADRMVEVDEQNRVSQWRDLMVRGNNTPEDALQTSAEHQPLLVADAIHGHPAVRFGEGGTFLVTPPLHTTDEQTAFVVCSLNEIKPAFQQILNYNGPPQRVVPPFGGLVSPSVFEICLRDRDDDGRFAVCGEVFSGFSDGRTEIYKGAVEVLDRMPIAAPQVICFRYSLAAEKMTLYLNGRKRSESAAREPIAITSRKILGRHPILSTGQGIFRGDIGELLLFNRALTDEEVTTISAYLCKRFDIAVDKR; encoded by the coding sequence ATGCAATCAAAACACCAATTACTCGAGAAGTACCTGAACGGCGAGCTCTCAGCCGACGAGCGCGCGCAGTTGGAAGAAAAATTGCTGGCCGACGAAGGCGAGCTTCAGGAGTTCGCCGAGCTGCTGTTGGTTTCCAGCGACCTGAAAGATCGAGATTTTACGTTTACCCGCCGCGAAGCCGAACCGCCAGTCGTGGCTCCGGTGACACTGCCAAAACGCGATTCCCGATCCCGTGCTCCCTGGATGGGATGGCTGCTGGCAGCATCGATTGCCGTGGTCAGCACCATCGGTGTTCTAAGATGGTTGCAGCCCGATTTCTCGAACGTGGCTGGCATCCCAGGCGGGATGGTCGGCAGCAAGGAGCCAGCCCATGCGGCTGTGGTTCCCACACTCGTATCTGCATACGTGGGACGAACGGACCAATGCGAGTGGCAAGCCGATCCATTAGTCAATGGCGATCTGCTGCATCAAGGGGATGTGGTCGCCTTGAACCAGGGTGTGGCCGAACTTATCTTCGACGATGGTGCCCGAGTGATCGCCCAGGGCCCTTGTACGTTGGAGATCAGTGATTCCAATTCATTCTCGTTGTCGCTTGGTAACGTATCGGTCGAAGCCACCTATGGATTCAAGGTCGGCACGCCGAGCGGTATCGTGCTCGACCTAGGCACCGAGTTCGGTGTAGCAGTTGACCACGCGGGAGGCTCCGAGGTCCATGTGTTCAAAGGCGAGGTAGCCTTTCAAGCAGTGAACGCGGGAGGAACCTTCCAAGGCAAGCCGTTGAAGCTCAAAGCCGATCAGGCCTGTAGCGTTGCCATCGGTGGTGTCACACTGCAGGAGTTCGAAGCCAACGAGGCGAAGTTCGACTGGCGCAATCGTCCTCAACTGCTAGATAGCGACGCACCTGACATGCAGGTGCGCAAGAATCTTACGCTATGGCTGGCCGCAGATCGCATGGTGGAGGTCGACGAGCAAAATCGAGTCTCGCAGTGGCGCGACCTCATGGTTCGCGGAAACAACACTCCAGAAGATGCTTTACAGACTTCGGCCGAACATCAACCACTGTTGGTGGCCGATGCCATCCACGGACACCCAGCGGTGCGATTTGGCGAAGGGGGCACGTTCTTGGTGACCCCGCCGCTGCATACCACCGACGAACAAACCGCATTTGTGGTCTGCTCGCTCAACGAAATCAAACCCGCCTTCCAGCAGATCTTGAATTACAATGGGCCGCCGCAACGAGTGGTTCCTCCGTTCGGCGGATTGGTGAGTCCCTCGGTGTTTGAAATCTGTCTTCGCGATCGCGACGACGACGGGCGCTTCGCCGTGTGTGGCGAGGTGTTCTCGGGGTTCAGCGATGGACGCACCGAAATATACAAAGGGGCAGTCGAGGTGCTCGACCGCATGCCGATCGCCGCGCCGCAGGTGATTTGTTTCCGGTATAGCTTAGCGGCCGAGAAGATGACGCTTTACTTGAATGGCCGCAAGCGTAGCGAGTCGGCCGCGCGGGAGCCAATTGCCATTACCTCCCGGAAAATACTCGGTCGACACCCCATTCTTTCAACTGGTCAGGGGATCTTCCGAGGCGATATCGGCGAGCTATTGTTGTTTAACCGGGCGCTCACCGATGAGGAAGTCACTACGATCTCCGCTTACCTTTGCAAGCGATTCGACATTGCTGTCGATAAACGCTAG
- a CDS encoding sigma-70 family RNA polymerase sigma factor, which produces MEKQLTAEELAQMWTAALPAVVAFVRAEIRNRHDVEDVVQEIGHAVVKSADRYDAERPFLSWVFGVTRRQLLRYYRKQSSDRGVFSSELVEGLATAYEQLLPQIPARREALDQCVEHLKSNQKVAIQLFYHDELSQAEIAEEIGITKSSVGVLLHRARENLKECIRRRLGQGQSS; this is translated from the coding sequence GTGGAAAAGCAACTAACGGCGGAAGAGCTTGCCCAAATGTGGACGGCTGCATTGCCGGCGGTTGTTGCTTTTGTGCGGGCTGAAATTCGAAATCGACACGATGTAGAAGATGTGGTTCAAGAGATTGGCCACGCTGTCGTCAAAAGTGCGGATCGATACGATGCCGAACGTCCCTTTCTTAGCTGGGTGTTCGGTGTCACACGTCGGCAGTTGCTGCGGTACTATCGCAAGCAATCAAGCGACCGTGGGGTGTTCAGTTCTGAGCTCGTGGAGGGATTGGCCACCGCTTACGAACAGTTGCTGCCCCAGATTCCGGCTCGCCGCGAGGCACTCGATCAATGCGTCGAACATTTGAAATCAAATCAGAAGGTGGCGATTCAACTGTTTTATCACGATGAACTCTCGCAAGCAGAAATTGCCGAAGAAATCGGCATCACCAAATCGTCGGTAGGCGTTTTGTTACACCGAGCGCGAGAGAATCTCAAGGAATGCATTCGCAGGCGACTGGGCCAGGGACAGAGTTCGTAA
- a CDS encoding DUF1559 family PulG-like putative transporter, protein MELLVVIAIIGILVALLLPAVQAAREAARRSQCTNNIKQQMLGVMNYESTRGELPAGMEIHSPLEVQAGFAAANSTWGIEILSFIEASNLGDLFDYTLPISDPVNLHLIDNPIGLFVCPSDPGPDDYANTSFNSAAEITSVADVKPARASYVGIAGQDFDGNYWSRPIHVMDGGAGSVPTADASNMKNAAKWARFKIRKGALPCVTEPVGKAHRVKLRQVTDGTSSTVAIAEYHTQTLYGGFRPPSWGDWRAYSSMSDTTYVDERRSVPVASAKHPYIFGLPDFEACVTASGLNPVSCERAVASLHSGGVVQVGLLDGSVRTLNNDIDPVIWGAAGTISGGELVDEL, encoded by the coding sequence GTGGAACTTCTAGTGGTCATTGCGATCATTGGAATCCTGGTTGCCTTGCTGTTGCCCGCAGTGCAAGCAGCACGCGAAGCGGCGCGTCGGAGTCAATGCACCAACAACATTAAGCAGCAGATGCTTGGTGTAATGAACTACGAGTCGACGCGCGGTGAGTTGCCCGCCGGCATGGAGATTCATTCGCCGCTCGAAGTGCAGGCCGGCTTCGCCGCGGCCAACAGCACCTGGGGGATTGAGATATTATCGTTCATTGAAGCCTCGAACCTGGGAGACTTGTTCGACTACACGTTGCCGATTAGCGATCCCGTGAACCTGCACTTGATCGACAATCCTATCGGGTTGTTTGTCTGCCCCTCCGACCCGGGGCCGGATGACTATGCTAACACTTCCTTCAATAGCGCAGCCGAAATCACTTCGGTGGCCGACGTCAAACCAGCCCGCGCTTCGTACGTTGGCATTGCAGGACAAGACTTCGATGGCAACTACTGGAGCCGCCCGATCCACGTGATGGATGGCGGGGCCGGCTCGGTGCCGACAGCGGATGCGTCGAACATGAAAAATGCTGCGAAGTGGGCCCGATTCAAGATTCGCAAAGGGGCCCTGCCCTGCGTGACCGAGCCGGTTGGCAAAGCCCACCGAGTGAAGCTCCGTCAGGTGACCGATGGCACCAGTAGCACGGTTGCCATCGCCGAATACCATACGCAAACTCTGTACGGTGGCTTCCGTCCCCCCTCCTGGGGCGACTGGCGGGCCTACTCGAGCATGTCGGATACCACCTACGTGGACGAACGCCGGAGCGTGCCGGTGGCATCGGCCAAACACCCCTACATCTTCGGCCTGCCCGACTTCGAAGCTTGCGTGACTGCCAGTGGTCTTAATCCAGTTTCCTGCGAACGGGCGGTCGCCAGCTTGCATAGCGGTGGCGTCGTGCAGGTTGGACTGCTCGACGGAAGTGTTCGAACGCTCAACAACGATATCGATCCAGTGATCTGGGGCGCCGCTGGCACCATCAGTGGCGGGGAGCTGGTCGATGAATTGTAA
- a CDS encoding carboxypeptidase-like regulatory domain-containing protein: protein MNCNPHSKDVLRAAFCWLITGYCAMLVGCGSSGWQYAEVSGQVKLDGQPLANAVVEFAILTPPPEGTEGDRLPVASGQTNEQGEFHLETLTPENDKINGAVVGNHRVTITSKIVERNEFEGDKILRKELLPPKYNQNSELTFNVPTGGTADCDFELSTK from the coding sequence ATGAATTGTAACCCCCACAGCAAGGACGTGCTTCGCGCGGCCTTCTGCTGGTTGATAACAGGCTATTGCGCGATGCTGGTTGGGTGTGGTTCGTCCGGCTGGCAATACGCGGAGGTCTCGGGTCAAGTGAAGCTCGATGGCCAACCTCTTGCCAATGCGGTGGTGGAGTTCGCCATCCTCACTCCTCCTCCTGAGGGAACCGAGGGAGATCGCTTGCCAGTAGCAAGCGGCCAAACCAACGAGCAAGGCGAGTTCCACCTCGAAACTCTCACTCCCGAGAACGACAAGATCAACGGCGCGGTCGTTGGCAACCATCGCGTGACGATTACCAGCAAGATAGTCGAACGGAACGAATTCGAAGGCGACAAGATACTGCGAAAGGAATTACTCCCCCCCAAATACAACCAAAACAGCGAACTTACTTTCAATGTGCCTACAGGCGGCACCGCTGATTGCGATTTCGAGCTGTCGACCAAGTGA
- a CDS encoding type 2 periplasmic-binding domain-containing protein, with protein MAQADNLSNLSDFATSLVAFGGPADIAGESDFGANGRQLADEFNGLNGFDAGWTMNTTFTPVAADLATGETRLLMEIGGTSNGTGLWLLDGVPTLALKTGAGLPSPISSVASDVSLVDNAAAIFSSYGSLSAGTSYSIAATWNANDTFTLAVQDNSTQQGVVQSTVVDGTSSSYNWYGNSTYNVGRLVGDPGSYGGLSGTEGTPFTAVDAVSMDGVSDFSNGTFNGFETLFWNEPSTLSVGSNLAVLTATIDLEQGDITISNPTSSSVTIDSATLIGGQGGFDDGNGAVQQLVLSGGNLVTIAAGSSAVLPGVSWAPSPFIDAGIALEVSGATTNTIVNYTGSTLLFGDYDGSGVVDAGDWPTLLASMNTSVADLDGIGRYMAGDLTGDGQVDRNDFRLLKELASGSAATSGSADAANVPEPATWGLIAVGITMCLCTYRRKSAVLATACVALLASTSTTAMAADIYMVSNTGEIRTFDGVGGTSGSVDQVGNFAGGTLVNTIAEYGTYQGFTSLPNGTVYGVNSAGGVDSWPTLADFTANTNLTTVSTGDPYGSLATESPRSGIHGFSFDGNTGGLYVVLEGPDENEGDLKQYSTLKNFVENNGTIYTPNGYAGNIMLMYYPDEDARFTTGLPNADAGPGSNYFHITGGGQFEGWEGTLTQSGYGMYGVGATPGGDGGGGNRSYQLPGFGNEVIGSFSIVPDTEEMKLLVDTSTGVVSLQRAAAGDRTIDFLRVSSPGSGLLGSGYLGLGANDEFPAGDGLGGEGWDLAPSNEGNISDKREYFAFNNDGTLGNSTISNSGDSIPLGLFYDTEQDLQDLVLYYDVVDPTTGEFISQSIIGGVYVDYVESTGLPGDYNSDGSVDLGDYTVWRDNLGADGSTLANRSVALNGSEIGTIDYMVWKANFGASSGSLASLDGTAVPEPTSGLALLGAIVLAALGYRRT; from the coding sequence TTGGCCCAGGCAGACAATTTGTCGAATCTCAGCGACTTTGCGACTTCACTGGTCGCGTTCGGCGGCCCTGCTGATATCGCCGGCGAAAGCGATTTCGGCGCCAACGGTCGGCAGCTAGCCGACGAATTCAATGGCCTCAACGGATTCGACGCTGGCTGGACTATGAATACTACGTTCACTCCAGTTGCAGCCGACTTGGCTACCGGCGAAACGCGACTGCTCATGGAAATCGGCGGTACCAGCAATGGCACGGGGCTATGGCTCCTCGATGGCGTCCCTACGCTCGCCCTTAAAACCGGCGCCGGATTGCCCAGCCCAATCTCAAGCGTCGCCAGCGACGTAAGCCTGGTCGACAATGCGGCGGCCATCTTTAGCAGCTACGGTTCTCTGTCCGCGGGCACGTCGTATTCGATTGCCGCGACCTGGAATGCGAACGACACTTTCACTTTGGCTGTACAAGACAATTCGACCCAACAAGGCGTAGTTCAATCGACGGTCGTCGATGGCACCAGCAGCAGCTACAACTGGTACGGCAATAGCACCTACAACGTAGGCCGCTTGGTTGGCGACCCAGGTAGCTACGGAGGACTGAGCGGAACCGAAGGAACCCCCTTCACAGCGGTCGATGCCGTGAGCATGGATGGAGTCAGCGATTTTTCGAATGGCACCTTCAATGGCTTTGAAACGTTGTTTTGGAACGAACCATCCACGCTGTCGGTTGGTTCGAACCTGGCGGTCCTTACCGCTACGATCGATCTCGAACAAGGCGACATTACCATCTCCAATCCCACGAGTTCGTCGGTCACGATCGATTCGGCGACCCTCATCGGTGGCCAAGGTGGCTTCGACGATGGCAACGGTGCGGTACAACAACTTGTACTTTCGGGTGGCAACCTGGTGACCATCGCCGCGGGGAGTTCGGCCGTGTTGCCGGGCGTCAGTTGGGCGCCGAGTCCCTTCATCGACGCGGGCATCGCCTTGGAGGTAAGTGGAGCAACGACTAATACCATTGTGAATTACACGGGTTCCACTCTACTGTTTGGCGACTACGACGGAAGCGGTGTCGTAGACGCTGGCGATTGGCCCACGCTGCTGGCCTCGATGAACACGAGCGTCGCCGACCTCGATGGTATTGGGCGCTACATGGCAGGAGACCTGACTGGCGATGGACAAGTTGATCGCAACGATTTCCGACTCCTCAAAGAGCTGGCCTCTGGATCGGCGGCTACTAGTGGATCGGCCGATGCAGCCAACGTACCCGAGCCGGCTACCTGGGGTCTTATCGCAGTGGGTATCACCATGTGTCTCTGCACCTATCGTCGTAAATCGGCTGTTTTGGCAACCGCCTGCGTCGCTCTGCTGGCAAGCACCAGCACAACCGCGATGGCGGCAGACATTTACATGGTGAGCAACACCGGCGAAATCCGCACCTTCGATGGCGTCGGCGGCACCAGCGGTTCCGTCGACCAAGTCGGCAATTTTGCCGGTGGCACTCTGGTAAACACGATTGCCGAGTACGGAACCTACCAGGGCTTCACTTCACTACCCAATGGTACCGTTTATGGAGTGAATAGCGCCGGTGGAGTCGACAGCTGGCCAACTCTAGCTGACTTTACCGCCAACACGAACCTTACCACGGTTTCCACCGGCGATCCGTATGGATCCCTGGCAACAGAGTCGCCTCGCTCGGGCATCCATGGTTTTTCCTTCGATGGCAATACCGGAGGACTCTACGTGGTTCTGGAGGGGCCGGATGAGAACGAGGGGGATCTCAAGCAATACTCCACGCTGAAAAACTTCGTCGAGAATAATGGCACAATCTATACCCCGAACGGTTACGCCGGCAACATCATGCTGATGTACTACCCCGACGAAGATGCTCGCTTCACAACCGGCCTGCCAAACGCCGACGCAGGCCCGGGCTCCAACTACTTCCATATCACTGGTGGCGGGCAATTCGAAGGTTGGGAAGGTACTCTAACCCAGTCCGGTTACGGCATGTACGGCGTCGGTGCGACTCCTGGTGGTGATGGCGGCGGTGGCAATCGTTCGTATCAACTTCCAGGCTTCGGTAACGAAGTCATCGGCAGCTTTTCCATCGTTCCAGATACGGAAGAGATGAAACTGCTCGTCGATACTTCGACCGGTGTTGTGAGCCTACAGCGTGCCGCTGCTGGCGATCGCACCATCGATTTCTTACGAGTCAGTAGCCCTGGCAGTGGTTTACTCGGCAGCGGTTATCTTGGCTTAGGTGCGAACGATGAGTTCCCCGCAGGCGATGGCCTGGGAGGCGAAGGTTGGGACCTGGCACCGAGCAACGAAGGCAACATCAGCGATAAACGAGAGTACTTTGCCTTTAACAACGATGGCACGCTGGGTAACTCCACCATCAGCAACAGCGGAGATTCGATCCCCTTGGGCTTGTTCTACGACACCGAGCAGGACTTGCAAGACTTAGTCCTCTACTACGATGTCGTCGACCCGACCACTGGCGAGTTTATCTCGCAGTCAATTATCGGAGGAGTCTACGTCGACTATGTCGAGTCCACCGGACTTCCTGGCGACTATAACAGCGATGGCTCCGTGGATCTGGGCGACTACACTGTCTGGCGCGACAATCTCGGAGCTGATGGAAGCACCCTGGCCAATCGCAGCGTTGCCCTCAATGGATCCGAGATCGGAACGATCGACTACATGGTGTGGAAAGCCAACTTCGGCGCCAGCAGCGGCTCGCTGGCCTCGCTCGACGGTACAGCGGTGCCCGAACCTACCAGCGGCCTCGCTCTGTTGGGTGCAATTGTTTTGGCCGCCTTGGGATATCGCCGAACCTAA
- a CDS encoding PAS domain-containing sensor histidine kinase: MEYVNPHFTRTTGYSAQEALGNTSRLLKSGETPDSVYEDLWSKINSGQNWSGELLNRKRSGELYWEQQTIAPLVNELGKITHFIAVKEDITCRKISEKEQLRLAEELKSRNDELAYERRMLQTIVDSAPLAIFWKDRESVYLGCNALFARMAGVESSDEIKGLTDFEMPWTTDEALHYRLCDQQVMELGFEILNHEETHTSSDGKEHIVWTSKAPFYDQDGNVVGMVGVYSDVTEQREAAVHRDQLLQETQEQKSLLDAVMSSVGDGILAFDDSKHLLCSNPAAEKILGVTMEVGNTLESCVSTLQICHLDGETPVETSELAVNKAIAGNVVVNEEVLLRSKSGDKMLSVNAAPLVANGHRGGVVTMRDVTEYKTLERQLLQSQKLESIGQLAAGIAHEINTPMQFVADNIEFLEKSAGGLCTVIDRYNELLTEETPKSWSQRKQEIEEMIETCDFNLVRSQFAEAIDESREGIQRTVNIIKAMKSFSHPGNKDRVMVNINEAIRSTMTISRNRWKYNAEIDLNLDDSLPEIPAYPSELNQVLLNLIVNASDAIVDRYGENGVGKIEVRSSLTEDGVEVSVKDNGCGIPEPIRQKVFDPFFTTKAVGQGTGQGLSITHNVIVAMHGGQVHLESTEGEGTTFTVCLPIEPDDEAGNDRASFAHELSVATADLAEC; the protein is encoded by the coding sequence ATGGAATATGTGAATCCCCATTTCACCCGCACGACTGGCTACTCGGCTCAGGAAGCATTGGGAAATACGTCTCGCCTACTCAAGTCGGGCGAAACGCCCGATAGCGTCTACGAAGATCTATGGAGCAAGATCAATAGTGGGCAAAACTGGTCCGGCGAGTTGCTGAATCGCAAACGTTCTGGAGAGCTCTATTGGGAACAGCAGACGATTGCTCCCCTGGTGAACGAACTTGGCAAGATCACGCATTTTATTGCAGTGAAGGAAGACATCACCTGTCGAAAGATATCGGAGAAGGAACAGCTGCGGCTGGCCGAGGAGCTGAAGTCGCGAAACGATGAACTCGCCTACGAACGCCGGATGCTGCAGACCATTGTCGACAGCGCACCGCTTGCCATCTTCTGGAAAGACCGCGAGTCGGTTTACCTCGGGTGCAATGCCCTGTTCGCTCGCATGGCAGGCGTGGAGAGTTCGGACGAGATCAAGGGTCTCACCGACTTTGAGATGCCTTGGACTACCGACGAAGCACTGCACTATCGACTCTGTGACCAGCAAGTGATGGAACTCGGATTCGAGATTCTCAACCACGAAGAGACGCATACCTCGAGTGATGGGAAGGAACATATTGTTTGGACCAGCAAGGCTCCCTTCTACGATCAGGATGGCAACGTGGTTGGCATGGTCGGTGTCTACTCTGATGTAACCGAGCAACGCGAGGCCGCGGTGCACCGAGATCAGTTGCTTCAGGAAACCCAGGAGCAGAAATCGCTCCTCGACGCAGTCATGTCGAGTGTGGGGGATGGCATTCTCGCTTTCGACGACTCGAAGCATTTGCTCTGCTCGAATCCAGCAGCGGAGAAGATTCTCGGGGTGACAATGGAAGTAGGCAACACCTTGGAGAGCTGTGTGTCGACACTACAGATTTGCCATCTCGACGGCGAAACACCTGTCGAAACGAGCGAATTGGCTGTCAATAAAGCGATCGCTGGTAACGTGGTAGTCAACGAAGAAGTACTGCTGCGTAGCAAGTCGGGCGATAAAATGTTGTCAGTCAACGCAGCACCGCTGGTTGCCAATGGTCATCGGGGTGGTGTGGTGACCATGCGTGACGTGACGGAGTACAAAACGCTGGAACGGCAATTGCTTCAATCGCAGAAGCTCGAGTCGATTGGACAGCTAGCCGCCGGAATTGCCCACGAAATTAATACCCCGATGCAGTTTGTTGCCGACAACATTGAGTTCCTGGAGAAATCAGCAGGTGGCTTGTGTACGGTGATCGATCGCTATAACGAACTGCTTACCGAAGAGACTCCCAAGAGTTGGTCGCAACGGAAGCAAGAAATCGAAGAGATGATAGAAACGTGCGACTTCAACTTGGTGCGTTCGCAGTTTGCCGAGGCCATTGATGAATCACGCGAGGGTATTCAGCGTACCGTTAACATCATCAAAGCGATGAAGAGCTTCTCGCATCCTGGGAACAAAGACCGGGTGATGGTGAATATCAACGAAGCGATTCGTAGTACGATGACGATTAGTCGAAATCGTTGGAAGTACAACGCCGAGATCGACCTGAACTTGGACGACTCGCTGCCAGAGATTCCCGCGTATCCTTCCGAACTGAACCAGGTACTGTTAAACCTGATCGTGAATGCGTCCGATGCGATCGTCGATCGCTATGGAGAGAATGGTGTCGGAAAGATCGAGGTCCGCAGTTCCTTGACTGAGGATGGAGTCGAAGTGTCAGTAAAAGACAACGGGTGTGGTATTCCCGAGCCGATTCGTCAAAAGGTATTCGATCCCTTCTTTACGACCAAGGCGGTTGGCCAGGGAACGGGGCAGGGGCTCTCGATTACCCACAACGTGATTGTCGCGATGCACGGAGGTCAAGTGCATCTGGAATCGACCGAAGGAGAGGGGACGACTTTCACGGTTTGCTTGCCGATAGAACCTGACGATGAAGCTGGCAACGATCGGGCGAGCTTTGCCCACGAACTGAGCGTCGCGACGGCCGATTTGGCCGAATGCTAG